A single region of the Metarhizium brunneum chromosome 6, complete sequence genome encodes:
- the SER33 gene encoding D-3-phosphoglycerate dehydrogenase 2 produces the protein MTPPVDIHTVTSRTVSHSWDPNNLSTSPTATFQSPPSSWGGALAHRGAPKQLKPFNTQDIKILLLENVNTTGQEILRGQGYQVEALRTSLPEDQLIAKIRDVHVIGIRSKTKLNERVLREAKNLLVIGCFCIGTNQVDLEYAARHGIAVFNSPFANSRSVAELVVAEIITLARQLGDRSSEMHRGTWNKVSAKCWEIRGKTLGIVGYGHIGSQLSVLAEAMGMNVIYYDVITLMALGTSRQVPALDNLLEEADFVTLHVPDLPETRGMISTAQFERMKNGSYLINASRGTVVDIPALVKAMRSGQVAGAALDVYPNEPAANGDYFNNNLNHWAEDLRSLNNIILTPHIGGSTEEAQRAIGIEVADALVRYINQGITLGSVNLPEAQLRSLTLDEPNHARVIYIHRNVPGVLRKVNEILGDHNVDKQISDSKGDVAYLMADISNVRYEEIKDITESLEALSSCIMTRVLY, from the exons ATGACGCCCCCCGTCGATATTCATACAGTGACTTCAAGAACGGTCTCTCATAGCTGGGACCCGAACAATTTGTCGACCTCCCCAACGGCCACTTTCCAATCTCCGCCGTCTAGCTGGGGAGGGGCATTAGCTCATCGCGGCGCACCGAAACAGCTCAAACCTTTCAATACACAGGATATTAAAATTCTCCTTTTAGAAAATGTCAACACTACGGGACAAGAGATTCTTCGAGGACAGGGCTATCAAGTCGAGGCGCTCAGAACTTCTCTTCCTgaggatcaattgattgcaAAAATTCG CGATGTGCATGTTATCGGTATCAGGTCCAAGACGAAATTGAACGAGCGCGTGCTGAGAGAAGCCAAAAATCTTCTGGTCATTGGCTGCTTCTGCATCGGGACGAATCAGGTCGATCTTGAATACGCTGCTCGCCACGGCATCGCAGTCTTCAACTCACCTTTTGCCAACTCTCGTAGCGTTGCGGAACTCGTTGTTGCGGAGATCATCACCCTTGCACGTCAGCTGGGCGATCGCTCCTCTGAGATGCATCGTGGAACGTGGAACAAGGTTAGCGCTAAGTGCTGGGAGATTCGAGGCAAGACCCTAG GTATCGTCGGATACGGTCATATTGGTTCACAGCTTTCGGTTCTCGCGGAGGCCATGGGCATGAATGTGATCTACTATGATGTGATTACCCTGATGGCGCTCGGTACTTCCCGCCAAGTTCCAGCTCTAGACAACCTTCTGGAAGAGGCAGATTTTGTCACACTCCACGTGCCCGATCTTCCGGAGACTCGAGGGATGATTTCAACGGCTCAATTCGAAAGGATGAAGAACGGATCTTATCTCATCAACGCCAGTAGAGGCACTGTTGTGGACATCCCGGCTCTGGTGAAAGCAATGCGATCTGGACAGGTTGCAGGAGCTGCCCTTGATGTGTATCCCAACGAGCCGGCTGCCAATGGTGACTATTTCAATAACAACCTGAATCATTGGGCAGAAGATCTCCGATCTCTGAATAACATTATACTTACTCCCCACATTGGCGGTAGCACAGAGGAGGCACAGCGTGCAATTGGTATCGAAG TCGCGGACGCTCTTGTTCGTTACATCAACCAGGGCATAACACTCGGAAGCGTGAACTTACCTGAGGCCCAATTGAGATCTTTGACGCTGGACGAACCAAATCATGCCAGG GTCATTTACATTCACCGCAATGTCCCTGGTGTGCTTCGCAAAG TTAACGAAATCCTCGGCGACCACAATGTTGATAAGCAAATCAGCGATAGCAAAGGCGAC GTTGCCTACTTGATGGCGGATATCAGCAATGTTCGCTACGAGGAAATCAAGGATATAACTGAAAGCCTAGAAGCACTGAGCT CATGTATTATGACGCGGGTGTTATATTAG